One Sporomusaceae bacterium ACPt DNA window includes the following coding sequences:
- the pxpC_3 gene encoding 5-oxoprolinase subunit C, with amino-acid sequence MRIKVLRPGLLTTVQDLGRYGYQKYGVIVSGGMDAYSLRLANLLAGNQEGEAVLEITLMGPSLQIEQDVLLAITGGDLSPSIDGEAVPMWRPVYLKKGTILQFGACKSGCRAYLAVNGGFNICEIMGSKSTYLRASIGGFHGRPLQAGDVLEIKSPPAESARFLSQFTKQAVGGSFAYTSWYAGQDHIPQASQPIAVRVMRGSQFEQFTAASKAEFWSGVFQVTPQSDRMGYRLSGPALQLAQPLEMISEAVALGTVQVPPDGKPIILLADRQTTGGYPKIAQVALVDVAKIAQIKPGGKIRFQEISVTEAERLYIEQEKMISSLRAAIGLRLN; translated from the coding sequence ATGCGGATAAAAGTTCTCCGGCCTGGTCTGCTTACCACCGTACAAGATTTGGGCAGATATGGCTACCAAAAGTACGGGGTCATTGTCAGCGGCGGGATGGATGCGTATTCTCTGCGGCTTGCCAATCTTTTAGCCGGCAATCAAGAGGGCGAGGCAGTACTGGAGATTACGCTAATGGGTCCTTCATTGCAAATAGAGCAAGATGTGCTGCTGGCCATAACCGGTGGTGATTTGTCTCCCAGTATTGACGGCGAAGCGGTGCCGATGTGGCGTCCGGTTTACCTGAAAAAAGGCACTATTCTCCAATTTGGCGCTTGCAAGTCCGGGTGCCGTGCCTATCTGGCGGTTAACGGCGGTTTTAATATCTGTGAAATTATGGGAAGCAAAAGTACCTACTTGCGGGCCAGTATTGGCGGCTTTCACGGACGGCCATTACAAGCGGGCGATGTGCTTGAAATTAAATCTCCCCCGGCAGAATCGGCCCGGTTTCTGTCGCAGTTTACCAAGCAAGCTGTTGGCGGTTCGTTTGCTTATACTTCCTGGTATGCCGGACAGGATCACATTCCCCAGGCTTCTCAGCCTATAGCTGTGCGGGTCATGCGCGGCAGCCAGTTTGAACAGTTTACTGCTGCGAGTAAAGCTGAATTTTGGAGCGGTGTATTTCAAGTTACTCCTCAATCAGACCGGATGGGTTACCGGTTATCAGGGCCGGCGTTACAGCTGGCGCAACCTCTAGAAATGATCTCCGAAGCGGTTGCACTTGGGACAGTCCAGGTGCCGCCCGACGGCAAGCCTATTATATTACTGGCAGACCGTCAAACAACAGGCGGTTATCCTAAGATAGCCCAAGTAGCTCTGGTCGATGTGGCTAAGATTGCTCAGATTAAGCCAGGCGGTAAAATCCGGTTTCAAGAGATTTCTGTGACTGAAGCTGAAAGGCTGTATATTGAACAGGAGAAAATGATCAGCAGTCTGCGAGCGGCAATCGGCTTAAGGCTGAACTAG
- the accB gene encoding Biotin carboxyl carrier protein of acetyl-CoA carboxylase, with protein sequence MLKIDEILEIIKTVNQSSINKFEFEQAGTRLTIVKDGSCSPQGPAECTRPDGNQSKPAPAAGGPGAVPQDQSAVTVVEAEDKWHKIVSPMIGTFYAAAEPGAKPFVQIGQKVKACTVVCVLEAMKLFNEIEAGIDGEIVEILVKDGEFVEYGQPLFLVKAE encoded by the coding sequence ATGCTAAAAATCGATGAAATACTAGAAATCATCAAAACAGTAAATCAGTCTTCTATCAATAAATTTGAATTTGAACAGGCAGGTACCCGGCTTACGATCGTCAAGGATGGCTCCTGTTCGCCGCAAGGGCCGGCAGAATGCACCAGGCCGGACGGGAACCAGTCTAAACCGGCTCCGGCCGCTGGCGGGCCGGGTGCAGTACCGCAAGACCAGTCAGCTGTGACAGTGGTCGAAGCAGAGGATAAATGGCATAAAATCGTGTCGCCAATGATTGGAACCTTTTATGCTGCTGCCGAACCAGGCGCTAAACCCTTTGTACAAATCGGTCAAAAGGTTAAGGCATGTACTGTGGTTTGTGTGTTGGAGGCCATGAAATTATTTAATGAAATAGAGGCCGGCATAGATGGGGAAATTGTGGAGATTTTGGTTAAGGACGGGGAGTTTGTCGAATATGGCCAGCCGCTGTTTTTGGTTAAGGCAGAATAA
- the pcp gene encoding Pyrrolidone-carboxylate peptidase, with the protein MKKVLVTGFEPFGGEPVNPALEAVKLLNGKQIASYEIISRSLPVARGRCIASIVEQIAEFDPELVLAVGQAGGHMEITVERVAINVDDFRIKDNDGNQPVDEPIVADGPVAYWSTLPIKAMVDKLRAGNVPARVSNTAGTFVCNHLFYGLMHALACEGNKRRGGFIHIPYLPEQAARITGQPSMALETIVRGLELALAAALTTTQDTKITGGTIC; encoded by the coding sequence ATGAAAAAAGTATTAGTGACCGGTTTTGAGCCGTTCGGTGGCGAACCTGTCAATCCGGCGCTTGAAGCTGTCAAATTGCTAAATGGCAAGCAAATTGCCAGTTATGAAATTATCTCCCGCTCCTTGCCTGTAGCCCGGGGCCGCTGCATTGCCTCAATTGTTGAGCAAATCGCCGAATTTGACCCGGAGCTAGTACTGGCTGTTGGCCAAGCTGGCGGGCACATGGAGATTACTGTCGAGCGCGTAGCCATCAATGTTGATGATTTTCGTATTAAAGACAACGATGGTAACCAGCCGGTTGATGAACCGATTGTTGCTGACGGACCGGTTGCGTACTGGTCGACTTTGCCGATTAAAGCCATGGTTGACAAACTGCGTGCCGGTAACGTCCCGGCAAGAGTTTCCAACACAGCCGGTACATTTGTCTGTAACCACTTGTTTTACGGCCTGATGCACGCGCTGGCCTGTGAAGGTAACAAACGGCGCGGCGGCTTTATTCATATTCCTTATTTGCCGGAACAGGCGGCGCGCATTACCGGACAGCCCAGCATGGCTCTGGAAACTATTGTGCGCGGTTTGGAACTGGCGCTGGCAGCAGCGCTGACCACCACGCAAGATACGAAAATAACAGGTGGCACAATCTGCTAA
- the pxpC_4 gene encoding 5-oxoprolinase subunit C produces MITTTQPGQFTTIQDEGRLGYQAYGMPIAGAMDRYAYRVANLLVGNRENAAVIEMTGVGAAFKFDEEQLVAVCGADMQGQVNGVPISNWSAFLVPRRSEIRFGTALSGYRTYLAVRGGFDVPPVLGSRSTYTRAKIGGFEGRALRQGDVLHVAQDTAFKAKPRHLEQFYIPRYANPINLRVLLGPQDNMFTRETIDIFFTSTYTVAGRADRAGYQLKGPRIMTMGRPDIVSDAVCMGAIQIPSYGLPFIMTADHQTTGGFAKIGYVIRTDLAKLAQASPGDTIHFTCVNEQEAIEALEQERQYYRRIAKQGDDHFVG; encoded by the coding sequence GTGATTACAACTACTCAACCAGGACAGTTTACCACCATTCAGGATGAAGGGCGCTTAGGTTACCAGGCATATGGCATGCCGATTGCCGGGGCTATGGACAGGTACGCCTACCGGGTTGCCAATCTATTGGTTGGCAACAGGGAAAATGCTGCTGTGATCGAGATGACCGGGGTTGGCGCTGCCTTCAAATTTGACGAGGAGCAGCTTGTAGCTGTTTGCGGGGCGGATATGCAAGGCCAGGTAAATGGGGTGCCGATCAGTAATTGGTCGGCCTTTCTTGTTCCCCGGCGGAGTGAAATCAGATTTGGTACTGCTTTATCCGGTTACCGGACCTATTTGGCTGTGCGCGGAGGATTTGATGTTCCGCCGGTACTGGGAAGCAGGTCAACATACACGCGGGCAAAAATTGGGGGATTTGAAGGCAGGGCCTTACGCCAGGGAGATGTCTTGCATGTTGCTCAAGACACGGCTTTCAAGGCGAAGCCGCGGCATTTGGAACAATTCTATATCCCCCGGTATGCCAATCCGATCAATTTGCGGGTGCTGCTTGGACCTCAGGACAATATGTTCACCCGGGAAACTATTGATATTTTCTTTACAAGCACCTATACTGTCGCCGGCCGGGCAGACCGGGCAGGTTATCAGCTCAAGGGACCCAGAATTATGACAATGGGTAGACCGGATATTGTGTCTGATGCTGTGTGTATGGGCGCCATTCAAATACCATCTTATGGTCTGCCGTTTATTATGACCGCTGATCACCAGACTACCGGCGGCTTTGCCAAGATCGGCTATGTGATCCGGACGGATTTAGCCAAATTGGCGCAAGCAAGTCCGGGTGATACCATCCATTTTACCTGCGTTAACGAGCAAGAAGCAATTGAAGCTTTAGAACAAGAGCGGCAATATTATCGCCGGATTGCCAAACAGGGGGATGATCATTTTGTTGGTTAG
- the pxpA_2 gene encoding 5-oxoprolinase subunit A — translation MYQVDLNCDLGESFGAYKIGMDEEILQFVTSANIACGFHAGDPGVMRKTVKLALMHKVAIGAHPGLPDLAGFGRRDMAISPQEAYDLVVYQIGALAGFVKAEGGRMRHVKPHGALYNMAAKRKELAEAIAEAVYKVNPELILFGLSGSELVRAGEQIGLQTAHEVFADRTYQQDGSLTPRNRPDALITDHKQAVSQVVRMVKEGTVLSQQGTDIAIKADTVCIHGDGSQALVFARQIREVLERSGICVQAR, via the coding sequence ATGTATCAGGTTGACTTGAACTGCGATTTGGGAGAAAGTTTTGGCGCTTATAAAATCGGGATGGACGAAGAAATATTACAGTTTGTTACATCGGCAAATATAGCCTGCGGCTTTCACGCGGGAGACCCAGGGGTAATGCGCAAAACGGTAAAGCTTGCCCTTATGCATAAAGTTGCCATCGGAGCCCATCCGGGACTTCCTGATTTGGCCGGTTTCGGCCGGCGGGATATGGCTATCTCGCCTCAGGAAGCGTATGACCTGGTTGTCTATCAGATTGGCGCGCTTGCCGGGTTTGTAAAAGCCGAGGGAGGAAGAATGCGGCATGTAAAGCCGCATGGCGCCCTCTACAATATGGCGGCCAAAAGGAAAGAGCTGGCGGAAGCTATTGCCGAAGCGGTGTATAAAGTGAACCCGGAGTTAATTCTCTTTGGCCTTTCCGGCAGTGAATTGGTCAGGGCGGGAGAACAGATTGGCCTGCAAACCGCCCATGAGGTATTTGCTGATAGGACATATCAACAGGACGGATCACTGACGCCGCGAAACCGGCCGGACGCCTTGATTACCGACCATAAGCAAGCCGTTTCTCAGGTTGTCCGGATGGTCAAAGAAGGTACAGTACTGTCGCAGCAGGGCACGGACATTGCAATAAAAGCCGATACTGTCTGCATTCATGGAGATGGTTCGCAGGCATTGGTGTTTGCCCGTCAGATCCGGGAAGTCCTTGAGCGCTCAGGTATTTGTGTTCAGGCGAGGTGA
- a CDS encoding 5'-nucleotidase: MSYEVILFDLDGTLTDPKIGITKSVQYALEKFGIYEPDLDKLIPFIGPPLVESFREFYSLNTSEAHQAVAYYREYFTKSGMYENAVYSGIQELLSKLSCGNKQLIIATSKPTVFSEQIAQYFDIKKFFSLIVGSNLDGSRIHKTEIIAYILATIPQVSREKIVMVGDRKHDIIGAQNNGIDSIAVAYGYGTSAELQQANPTYIVSSVSELEQILI, encoded by the coding sequence ATGAGTTATGAAGTAATCTTGTTTGATTTGGATGGAACCCTTACCGATCCCAAGATTGGTATTACAAAATCAGTGCAGTATGCTCTTGAAAAATTTGGCATTTATGAGCCTGATTTAGATAAGTTAATTCCGTTTATTGGTCCTCCCTTAGTGGAATCTTTTAGGGAATTTTACTCACTGAATACTTCTGAAGCACATCAGGCAGTAGCATATTATCGGGAGTATTTTACTAAATCCGGAATGTACGAAAATGCCGTCTATTCCGGAATTCAGGAACTGCTTTCAAAGCTATCCTGCGGCAATAAACAACTAATTATAGCAACATCAAAACCAACTGTTTTTTCTGAACAAATCGCGCAATACTTTGATATCAAGAAATTTTTCAGTTTGATAGTTGGAAGTAATCTGGATGGGAGCCGTATTCATAAAACTGAGATTATTGCGTATATATTGGCAACAATTCCGCAAGTTTCCCGGGAAAAAATCGTAATGGTCGGGGACAGAAAACATGACATTATCGGGGCACAAAATAATGGGATTGATTCTATCGCTGTTGCGTACGGTTATGGTACTTCGGCGGAGTTGCAACAAGCAAACCCTACTTATATAGTTTCCTCAGTGAGTGAACTCGAGCAAATCCTAATTTGA
- the accC_2 gene encoding Biotin carboxylase gives MFNKVLIANRGEIAVRIIRACREMGIATVAVYSEADRQALHVKMADEAYCIGPAQAQGSYLNIPALMSVATFTRADAIHPGYGFLAENAVFAETCTAGGIVYIGPAADAIRAMGAKAVARETMKQAGVPTVPGTEGIIEDVDMAAGVAGSIGYPVIVKATAGGGGKGMRVAKNEEELRKAIRQAQKEAEMAFGNSGVYLEKYLEEPRHVEIQIMADKHGNVVYLGERDCSIQRRHQKLVEEAPSPALDQELRQKMGQAAVLAAKAVNYQGAGTVEFLLDKHGRFYFMEMNTRIQVEHPVTELITGIDLIKEQIAVAAGCPLSFRQQDVKINGWALECRINAENPAKNFIPSPGTVKNYLPPGGFGVRVDSAVYPGYEISPFYDSMIAKVIVWGKNRQEAVQRMKRALDEFIIEGVQTTIPFQQKLLHHDVFLSGDFNTGFLEIYSDKFFAI, from the coding sequence ATGTTTAATAAAGTGCTGATTGCCAACCGGGGAGAAATCGCGGTAAGAATCATCAGAGCCTGCCGGGAAATGGGAATTGCGACAGTTGCCGTGTACTCAGAAGCCGACCGGCAAGCCTTGCATGTAAAAATGGCTGATGAAGCTTACTGTATCGGACCTGCCCAGGCTCAAGGCAGTTATTTGAACATACCCGCTTTAATGAGTGTGGCCACTTTTACCCGAGCCGATGCCATTCATCCCGGCTATGGCTTTCTGGCGGAAAACGCCGTTTTTGCCGAAACTTGTACGGCCGGCGGCATTGTCTATATCGGCCCGGCTGCTGACGCTATCAGGGCCATGGGGGCTAAAGCTGTTGCCAGGGAAACGATGAAACAGGCAGGTGTGCCGACTGTTCCCGGCACCGAGGGCATTATTGAAGATGTCGACATGGCTGCCGGTGTGGCCGGAAGCATCGGTTACCCGGTAATTGTCAAGGCAACAGCCGGCGGCGGCGGTAAAGGCATGCGGGTGGCCAAAAATGAAGAAGAGTTACGAAAAGCCATTCGTCAGGCGCAAAAGGAAGCCGAGATGGCCTTTGGTAATTCCGGCGTATATCTGGAAAAGTACTTAGAAGAGCCCAGACATGTTGAAATTCAGATTATGGCTGATAAACACGGCAATGTAGTATACCTGGGTGAACGGGATTGTTCAATTCAACGCCGGCATCAGAAACTGGTCGAGGAAGCGCCTTCACCGGCGCTTGATCAGGAATTGCGGCAAAAAATGGGCCAAGCGGCAGTATTGGCGGCCAAGGCGGTGAATTATCAGGGAGCGGGAACAGTGGAATTTTTGCTTGATAAACATGGCCGGTTTTATTTTATGGAGATGAATACCCGCATCCAGGTAGAACATCCTGTAACCGAGCTCATTACCGGCATTGATTTAATTAAGGAACAAATTGCCGTGGCCGCAGGCTGTCCGCTTTCCTTCCGGCAACAAGATGTAAAAATAAACGGCTGGGCCCTGGAATGCCGGATTAATGCCGAGAATCCGGCCAAGAATTTTATACCTTCGCCCGGAACGGTCAAGAATTATCTGCCTCCGGGCGGGTTTGGTGTGAGAGTTGACAGTGCGGTGTATCCCGGCTATGAGATTTCCCCCTTTTATGATTCCATGATAGCAAAAGTCATAGTGTGGGGCAAAAACCGGCAGGAAGCTGTTCAGCGGATGAAAAGGGCCTTAGACGAGTTCATCATTGAGGGAGTTCAAACGACCATTCCCTTTCAACAAAAGTTATTGCATCATGATGTATTTCTAAGCGGCGATTTCAATACTGGATTTTTGGAGATATACAGCGACAAATTCTTTGCTATATAG
- the pxpB_3 gene encoding 5-oxoprolinase subunit B: MTQTFAEFEPPIAMSPLGESAILVEFGKGIHPEIHRRVKAFTNLLDHCPFAGMIEYVAAFASITVFYDPVIVKGWQTDAIELKDRPAYEIVISILQALAEKLDHTVEASPRVVEIPVCYGGKFGPDLEYVAKHNKLTPDEVIEIHASGQYLVYMLGFAPGFPYLGGMSERISAPRHQSPRMAIPAGSVGIAGMQTGVYPITTPGGWQLIGRTPLELFRPNDNPPTLLQSGDIIRFRPISYKEYEEYKGGSQCG, from the coding sequence TTGACGCAAACATTTGCTGAATTTGAACCGCCCATTGCCATGTCGCCTTTGGGAGAATCGGCAATTTTGGTTGAATTTGGAAAAGGCATTCACCCGGAGATACACCGGAGGGTGAAAGCATTTACTAATCTTCTTGATCACTGTCCTTTCGCTGGAATGATTGAATATGTGGCGGCGTTTGCCAGTATTACTGTTTTTTATGATCCGGTTATAGTGAAAGGTTGGCAAACTGATGCGATTGAGCTAAAAGACCGGCCTGCTTATGAAATTGTTATCTCCATACTGCAGGCATTGGCGGAAAAATTGGACCATACAGTTGAAGCCAGTCCACGGGTTGTTGAAATTCCTGTCTGTTACGGCGGAAAGTTCGGACCTGATCTAGAGTATGTAGCAAAACATAATAAGCTCACTCCTGATGAGGTAATCGAAATCCATGCAAGTGGTCAATATCTTGTTTATATGTTAGGGTTTGCCCCCGGCTTTCCTTACTTGGGCGGAATGTCGGAACGTATTTCAGCCCCCCGCCATCAATCACCGCGTATGGCGATTCCGGCAGGGTCGGTAGGCATTGCGGGAATGCAAACCGGGGTATATCCCATCACAACCCCGGGCGGCTGGCAATTGATTGGCCGTACGCCGTTAGAACTTTTTCGCCCTAATGACAACCCGCCAACTCTTCTGCAATCAGGTGATATCATACGTTTTCGTCCAATTTCCTATAAGGAATATGAAGAATATAAGGGGGGGAGTCAATGCGGATAA
- the xpt gene encoding Xanthine phosphoribosyltransferase codes for MDLLKERIQAEGLVLDNSLLKVDSFLNQQIDPELMMKIGEEFVKRFQGERITKILTIESSGIAVSVMTGLILKVPVIFARKKKPKVTDDNVYTAKVHSFTKRESNDIIVSKQFLQKEDSVLIIDDFLANGEAAAGLANIVEQANASLVGIGIVIEKSFQPGAQKLIQAGYRVESLARIKAFSNGQVIFY; via the coding sequence ATGGATTTATTAAAAGAAAGAATCCAGGCGGAAGGCCTGGTCTTAGATAATTCTTTACTTAAAGTTGACTCATTTTTAAACCAGCAGATTGACCCGGAGCTTATGATGAAAATAGGCGAGGAATTTGTCAAAAGGTTTCAAGGAGAACGTATTACGAAAATACTAACGATTGAATCCTCGGGAATTGCAGTTTCAGTCATGACCGGCCTCATTTTAAAAGTGCCGGTGATTTTTGCCCGTAAAAAAAAGCCCAAAGTAACAGATGACAATGTTTACACGGCGAAGGTCCACTCATTTACTAAACGCGAGAGTAATGATATCATTGTCTCCAAACAGTTTTTGCAGAAAGAGGACAGTGTTCTTATTATTGATGATTTCTTAGCTAACGGCGAAGCGGCCGCCGGCTTAGCGAATATTGTTGAGCAGGCAAATGCCAGTCTGGTGGGAATCGGTATTGTGATAGAAAAATCTTTCCAGCCCGGAGCCCAAAAATTAATCCAAGCCGGTTATCGGGTTGAGTCGCTGGCCCGGATAAAAGCGTTTTCCAATGGACAAGTCATTTTTTACTGA